In the genome of Quercus robur chromosome 3, dhQueRobu3.1, whole genome shotgun sequence, one region contains:
- the LOC126720009 gene encoding uncharacterized protein LOC126720009: MNLVNRRIIADTVCPNCTRFPETAVHVLWDCDAAQDVWAGSLKSLQKGKHGLIDMFQLMEYLMERLALEDLELMVVQVWLIWNYQNRVIHNGKFHEPSWLNKMAMEYLEDYRATQIQFDADQVQQPSQDSWKPPPPSIYKLNFNAAVFSLVWTSLGSEQ; encoded by the coding sequence ATGAATCTTGTTAATAGAAGGATTATTGCGGATACAGTTTGTCCAAACTGTACCAGGTTCCCAGAGACAGCCGTGCATGTGCTTTGGGATTGTGATGCTGCTCAAGATGTGTGGGCAGGTAGTTTAAAATCACTACAGAAAGGAAAACATGGACTGATTGACATGTTCCAGCTAATGGAGTATTTGATGGAGCGGTTGGCATTGGAAGATTTGGAGTTGATGGTGGTTCAGGTGTGGCTGATCTGGAATTATCAAAATAGAGTGATACACAATGGGAAATTTCATGAACCAAGTTGGCTAAACAAAATGGCAATGGAATATCTAGAGGACTATCGAGCTACACAGATTCAGTTTGATGCAGACCAGGTGCAGCAGCCAAGTCAGGATTCATGGAAGCCTCCTCCACCTTCGATAtataaattaaactttaatgCCGCTGTGTTTTCTCTGGTTTGGACAAGTCTGGGTTCGGAGCAATGA